A single Cyclopterus lumpus isolate fCycLum1 chromosome 3, fCycLum1.pri, whole genome shotgun sequence DNA region contains:
- the LOC117728775 gene encoding amyloid protein A-like has translation MKLLLAGIVLILIVEANAQWYTFPGQAAQGARDMYRAYSDMKDANWKNSDKYFHARGNADAAARGAGGRWAAEVISNGREWVQERTGHGAEDSAADQRANEHGRNGGDPNVYRPPGLPDRY, from the exons ATGAAGTTGCTTCTGGCGGGGATTGTTCTGATCTTAATTGTGGAAGCCAATGCCCAGTGGTACACATTTCCTGGTCAAGCTGCTCAGG GAGCTCGTGATATGTATCGAGCATACAGTGATATGAAGGATGCCAACTGGAAAAATTCGGACAAATACTTTCATGCCAGAGGAAACGCTGACGCTGCCGCAAGAGGAGCGGGGGGCAGATGGGCAGCGGAGGTTATCAG TAATGGCAGAGAGTGGGTGCAGGAAAGAACAGGTCACGGTGCTGAGGACTCTGCTGCTGATCAAAGGGCAAATGAGCATGGGCGCAATGGAGGAGATCCCAACGTTTACAGGCCACCAGGACTTCCTGACAGATATTAG